A stretch of the Mycobacterium shigaense genome encodes the following:
- a CDS encoding phosphoribosylaminoimidazolesuccinocarboxamide synthase: MRPALSDYQHLASGKVRELYRVDDGHLLLVASDRISAFDYVLDSVIPDKGRILTAMSVFFFGLVEAPNHLAGPPDDPRIPDEVLGRALVVRRLEMFPVECVARGYLTGSGLLDYQATGKVCGIALPPGLVEASRFATPLFTPATKAALGDHDENISFPRVIELVGAVRANQLRDRTLQTYVQAADHALTKGIIIADTKFEFGTDANGDLVLADEIFTPDSSRYWPAADYRAGVVQTSFDKQFVRNWLISPESGWDRHGSQPPPPLPPDIVEATRDRYINAYERISGLKFDDWIGPGA; this comes from the coding sequence ATGCGTCCTGCACTGTCCGACTACCAGCATCTGGCCAGCGGGAAGGTCCGCGAGCTCTACCGCGTCGACGACGGCCACCTGCTGCTGGTCGCCTCCGACCGGATCTCCGCGTTCGACTACGTCTTGGACAGCGTCATCCCGGACAAGGGCCGCATCCTGACCGCGATGAGCGTGTTCTTCTTCGGCCTCGTCGAGGCCCCCAACCATCTGGCCGGGCCGCCCGACGATCCCCGCATTCCCGACGAGGTGCTCGGGCGCGCCCTGGTGGTGCGCCGGCTGGAGATGTTTCCGGTGGAGTGCGTGGCCCGCGGCTACCTGACCGGTTCGGGGTTGCTCGACTATCAGGCGACCGGCAAGGTCTGCGGGATTGCGCTGCCGCCGGGCCTGGTAGAGGCCAGCAGGTTCGCCACGCCGCTGTTCACTCCGGCGACGAAAGCCGCGCTGGGCGACCACGACGAAAACATCTCGTTTCCGCGGGTGATCGAATTGGTGGGCGCCGTGCGCGCCAACCAGCTGCGCGACCGCACGTTGCAGACATACGTGCAAGCCGCCGATCATGCCCTCACGAAGGGAATCATCATCGCCGACACCAAGTTCGAGTTCGGCACCGACGCCAACGGCGACCTGGTACTGGCCGACGAGATCTTCACGCCGGACTCCTCGCGATACTGGCCCGCCGCGGATTACCGAGCCGGTGTGGTCCAGACCAGCTTCGACAAACAGTTCGTGCGCAACTGGCTCATCAGCCCGGAATCGGGCTGGGACCGCCACGGCTCGCAACCGCCGCCGCCGCTGCCGCCCGACATTGTCGAGGCCACCCGCGACCGCTATATCAATGCCTACGAACGGATCTCCGGCTTGAAATTCGACGACTGGATCGGTCCGGGCGCATGA
- a CDS encoding S9 family peptidase codes for MTEPIARPPVPPVAKRVDARREHHGDVFIDPYEWLRDKENPEVIAYLEAENDYVDQTTAHLEPLRKQIFGEIKARTKETDLSVPTRQGDWWYYSRTFEGQQYRVQCRCPVADPDDWDPPFLDENTDIPGEQVLLDSNAEAEGHDFFALGAASVSRDANLLAYSVDTVGDERYTLRFKDLRTGEQLADEIADISAGVTWAADNRTVYYLTLDAAHRPDKVWRYRLGSGDPPELVYHEADERFWLDAGLTRSEAYVLIASGSSITSEVRYADAADPNAEFTVVLPRRDGVEYSVEHAVVGGQDRFLILHNDDAVNFTLAEAPVTDPTQQRTLIAHRDDVRLEGADAFADHLVISYRRAALPRIQLWPIGSDGEYGEPEEIAFDSDLMSSGLGGNPNWVSPKLRIRAGSLVTPLRVYDIDLRTGERTLLREQPVLGDYRHDDYVERRDWALADDGTRIPVSIVHRADVEFPAPTLLYGYGAYESCTDPAFSIARLSLLDRGMVFVIAHVRGGGEMGRLWYEHGKLLEKKNTFTDFVAAARHLVDAGVTRPQQLVALGGSAGGLLMGAVANLAPELFAGILAQVPFVDPLTSILDPSLPLTVTEWDEWGDPLHDSAVYEYMKSYSPYENVEARRYPAILAMTSLNDTRVYYVEPAKWVAALRHANGDGSPVLLKTQMAAGHGGVSGRYRSWEETAFQYAWLLAAAGGDRRGGGKD; via the coding sequence ATGACGGAGCCGATCGCCCGCCCCCCGGTGCCGCCCGTCGCCAAGCGCGTCGACGCTCGCCGCGAGCACCACGGCGACGTCTTCATCGACCCCTACGAATGGCTGCGCGACAAGGAAAACCCGGAAGTCATCGCCTATCTGGAGGCGGAGAACGACTACGTCGACCAGACAACGGCACACCTGGAACCGCTGCGCAAGCAGATCTTCGGTGAGATCAAGGCTCGCACCAAAGAGACCGATCTGTCCGTGCCGACCCGCCAAGGCGACTGGTGGTACTATTCCCGCACCTTCGAGGGGCAGCAGTACCGCGTCCAATGCCGTTGTCCGGTCGCCGATCCCGACGACTGGGATCCGCCCTTCCTCGACGAGAACACCGATATACCCGGCGAACAGGTTCTGCTGGACTCGAACGCCGAGGCAGAGGGCCACGACTTCTTCGCCTTGGGGGCCGCCTCGGTGAGCCGAGACGCCAACCTGCTCGCATATTCGGTCGACACCGTCGGCGACGAACGGTACACCCTGCGGTTCAAGGACTTACGCACCGGCGAACAGCTCGCCGACGAGATCGCCGACATCTCCGCCGGCGTGACCTGGGCCGCGGACAACCGGACCGTCTACTACCTGACGCTGGACGCCGCGCACCGACCCGACAAGGTGTGGCGGTACCGGCTGGGGTCCGGCGACCCCCCGGAGTTGGTGTATCACGAAGCCGACGAACGATTCTGGCTCGACGCGGGGCTCACCCGCAGCGAGGCCTACGTGCTCATCGCCTCGGGATCGTCCATCACCTCGGAAGTGCGCTACGCCGATGCCGCCGACCCGAACGCGGAGTTCACCGTGGTGCTGCCGCGCCGAGACGGCGTCGAGTATTCGGTGGAGCACGCGGTGGTCGGGGGACAGGATCGCTTCCTGATCCTGCACAACGACGACGCGGTGAATTTCACGCTGGCCGAGGCCCCCGTCACCGACCCGACGCAGCAGCGCACCTTGATCGCGCACCGCGACGACGTTCGCCTCGAGGGAGCCGACGCCTTCGCCGACCATCTGGTGATCAGCTATCGGCGGGCAGCGTTGCCGCGAATCCAGCTGTGGCCCATCGGTTCCGACGGCGAGTACGGCGAGCCCGAGGAGATCGCATTCGACTCCGACTTGATGTCCTCGGGCTTGGGCGGCAATCCGAACTGGGTGTCGCCGAAGCTGCGGATCAGGGCGGGATCGCTGGTCACGCCGCTGCGGGTCTACGACATCGACCTGCGCACCGGCGAGCGCACCTTGCTGCGCGAGCAGCCGGTACTCGGCGACTACCGGCACGACGACTACGTCGAGCGACGCGACTGGGCGCTCGCCGATGACGGCACCCGGATACCCGTGTCGATCGTTCATCGCGCTGATGTCGAATTCCCGGCGCCCACACTGCTCTACGGATACGGTGCCTATGAAAGCTGCACCGACCCGGCATTTTCCATCGCACGGCTGTCGCTGCTGGACCGGGGCATGGTGTTCGTGATCGCCCACGTCCGCGGCGGCGGCGAGATGGGCCGGCTGTGGTACGAGCACGGCAAGCTGCTGGAGAAGAAGAACACCTTCACCGATTTCGTCGCGGCCGCAAGGCATTTGGTTGATGCTGGAGTGACCCGCCCGCAACAGCTGGTGGCGTTGGGTGGCAGCGCAGGCGGATTGCTGATGGGCGCGGTGGCCAACCTGGCCCCGGAGTTGTTCGCCGGAATACTGGCGCAGGTGCCCTTCGTCGACCCGTTGACCAGCATCCTGGATCCCTCGCTGCCGCTGACCGTCACCGAGTGGGACGAATGGGGAGACCCGTTGCACGACAGCGCTGTTTATGAATACATGAAATCGTATTCCCCCTATGAAAACGTCGAGGCCAGGCGGTATCCCGCCATCCTGGCGATGACGTCACTCAATGACACCAGGGTCTACTATGTGGAGCCGGCCAAATGGGTGGCCGCGTTGCGGCATGCCAACGGTGACGGCAGCCCGGTGTTGCTCAAGACCCAGATGGCGGCGGGCCACGGTGGCGTCAGCGGTCGCTACCGGTCATGGGAGGAAACGGCATTCCAATACGCCTGGTTGCTGGCGGCCGCCGGTGGCGACCGCCGTGGCGGCGGCAAGGACTAG
- a CDS encoding FAD-binding dehydrogenase, translating to MSDSSAAGFVADVIVVGAGLSGLVAACELVDRGLRVLILDQENSANLGGQAFWSFGGLFFVDSPEQRRLGIRDSHELALQDWLGTAGFDREEDYWPRQWAHAYVDFAAGEKRSWLRDRGLKIFPLVGWAERGGYDALGHGNSVPRFHITWGTGPALVDVFARQLRDRTAVRFAHRHRVDELIVEGGAVTGVRGSVLVPSTEARGVPSSRKELAQFEFRASAVIVTSGGIGGNHELVRKNWPKRMGRVPEQLLSGVPAHVDGRMIAISQQAGARVINPDRMWHYTEGITNYDPIWPLHGIRIIPGPSSLWLDASGKRLPIPLYPGFDTLGTLEYISKSGFDYTWFVLNRKIIEKEFALSGQEQNPDLTGRSVRELVRNRASSGPPGPVQAFIDRGVDFVTADSLRELVSAMNTLPGVQPLDYATVESEVTARDREVANKFSKDGQITAIRAARTYLGDRLGRVVAPHRLTDPNAGPLIAVKLHILTRKTLGGIETDLAGRALKAGGTPITGLYAAGEVAGFGGGGVHGYRALEGTFLGGCIFSGRAAGRGAADDIA from the coding sequence ATGAGCGATTCTTCGGCTGCGGGGTTCGTCGCGGACGTGATTGTGGTCGGAGCGGGGCTGTCGGGCCTGGTAGCCGCGTGTGAGTTGGTGGACCGCGGCCTGCGGGTGCTCATCCTCGATCAGGAAAACAGCGCCAATTTGGGCGGCCAGGCGTTCTGGTCGTTCGGGGGTCTGTTTTTCGTCGACAGCCCCGAGCAGCGTCGTCTCGGCATCCGCGACAGCCACGAGCTCGCGTTGCAGGACTGGCTGGGGACAGCCGGTTTCGACCGCGAAGAGGACTACTGGCCGCGGCAGTGGGCGCACGCGTATGTCGATTTCGCCGCGGGGGAGAAGCGCAGCTGGCTGCGCGACCGGGGGCTGAAGATCTTTCCCCTGGTGGGCTGGGCCGAGCGCGGCGGGTATGACGCGCTGGGCCACGGCAACTCGGTGCCCCGGTTCCACATCACCTGGGGCACCGGGCCGGCGCTTGTCGACGTCTTCGCGCGCCAGCTTCGCGACCGCACGGCGGTCCGCTTCGCGCACCGGCACCGGGTCGACGAGTTGATCGTTGAAGGCGGCGCGGTGACCGGGGTGCGGGGTAGCGTGCTGGTGCCATCGACCGAAGCGCGTGGCGTGCCATCGTCGCGAAAAGAATTGGCGCAGTTCGAATTTCGTGCGTCTGCCGTGATCGTTACCAGCGGCGGTATCGGCGGCAATCACGAGCTAGTGCGCAAGAACTGGCCCAAGCGAATGGGCCGCGTCCCCGAGCAGCTGCTGAGCGGGGTGCCCGCCCACGTCGACGGTCGGATGATCGCGATCTCGCAGCAGGCCGGCGCGAGGGTGATCAACCCCGACCGGATGTGGCACTACACCGAGGGCATCACCAACTACGACCCGATCTGGCCGCTGCACGGCATCCGCATCATTCCGGGGCCGTCATCGCTCTGGCTGGACGCGTCCGGCAAGCGGCTGCCGATTCCGCTGTACCCCGGCTTCGACACGCTGGGCACGTTGGAGTACATCAGCAAATCGGGATTCGACTATACCTGGTTTGTGTTGAACCGCAAGATCATTGAGAAGGAGTTCGCCCTTTCCGGACAGGAGCAGAATCCCGATCTGACCGGCCGGAGCGTGCGCGAGCTGGTCCGCAACCGGGCCAGTTCCGGGCCGCCGGGACCGGTGCAGGCGTTCATCGACCGCGGGGTCGATTTCGTCACCGCCGATTCGCTGCGCGAACTGGTGAGCGCGATGAACACGCTGCCCGGTGTCCAGCCCCTGGACTACGCCACCGTGGAATCCGAGGTGACCGCGCGCGATCGTGAGGTGGCCAACAAGTTCAGCAAGGATGGCCAGATCACCGCGATTCGCGCGGCGCGCACCTACCTCGGCGACCGGTTGGGCCGGGTGGTCGCCCCGCACCGGCTCACCGACCCCAATGCCGGGCCGCTGATCGCGGTGAAGCTGCACATCTTGACCCGAAAGACGTTGGGCGGCATCGAAACCGACCTGGCCGGCCGGGCGCTCAAGGCCGGCGGCACCCCGATCACCGGCCTGTACGCGGCCGGCGAGGTGGCCGGATTCGGCGGCGGCGGTGTGCACGGCTACCGCGCCCTGGAGGGCACTTTCCTGGGTGGCTGCATCTTTTCCGGCCGGGCCGCCGGTCGCGGGGCGGCCGACGACATCGCCTGA
- a CDS encoding ATPase → MPEMRQLHVNDCAPTGVVAVRIALATMLVAGSLVWAFVVVVPAPAEPEACPPVCNQIPNTAWIGQRAVPLNPVYNWPALAGLAVPLTGAANGLRFRFEELCGARAAPQDPRAGAVVARATVAHPDGQWQLQAQVLHWRGDTARGGPIAASVFTNAVAALRGCQQGAPLQSPSVTVDEPSRMAAVISGPVVMHSYLIAHVASSTVSELTLWSQAPPQVPWPSMADNQVLDSMTTPLCEAYIASCP, encoded by the coding sequence ATGCCCGAAATGCGTCAGTTGCATGTCAACGATTGTGCCCCCACGGGGGTGGTGGCGGTGCGCATAGCTCTGGCCACAATGCTGGTCGCCGGGAGCCTCGTGTGGGCGTTTGTCGTGGTGGTGCCGGCGCCCGCGGAGCCCGAGGCCTGCCCGCCCGTATGTAATCAGATTCCCAACACCGCCTGGATCGGTCAGCGCGCGGTGCCGCTGAATCCGGTCTACAACTGGCCCGCGCTGGCGGGTCTGGCGGTGCCGCTGACCGGGGCCGCGAACGGGCTGCGGTTCCGCTTCGAGGAGCTGTGCGGCGCGCGGGCGGCGCCGCAGGACCCCCGCGCCGGGGCCGTGGTCGCCCGCGCCACCGTCGCTCACCCGGACGGCCAATGGCAGTTGCAGGCGCAGGTCCTGCACTGGCGCGGCGACACGGCTCGCGGCGGCCCGATCGCGGCCTCGGTGTTCACCAATGCGGTCGCGGCACTGCGTGGCTGCCAGCAGGGCGCACCGCTGCAGTCGCCGTCGGTCACCGTCGACGAACCGAGCCGGATGGCCGCGGTGATCAGCGGCCCTGTCGTCATGCACAGCTACCTGATCGCGCATGTCGCCAGCAGCACGGTCAGCGAGCTCACCCTGTGGTCTCAAGCGCCGCCGCAGGTGCCCTGGCCCTCGATGGCGGACAATCAGGTGCTGGACTCGATGACCACGCCCCTGTGCGAGGCCTACATCGCCTCGTGTCCGTGA
- a CDS encoding cytochrome P450 has product MTLAGALAEIDLTDLDNFANGFPHELFAVHRREAPVYWHAPTDNTPDGEGFWSVATYAETLAVLKDPVGYSSVTGGQRPYGGTLLQDLSIAGQVLNMMDDPRHSQIRRLVSSGLTPRMIRRVEDDLRGRARRLLDAVKPGEPFDFLVDIAAELPMQMICILLGVPESERHWLFEAIEPQFDFGGSRKASLSQLSASERDAAAGSRMYDYGQQLIASKRAEPTDDMLSVVANATVDELNGPVPSDLEVYLFFSLLFSAGAETTRNAVAGGLLALAEHPEQLRALRADRDMLPSAVEEMVRWTSPSPSKRRTATRDLILGGRQIEAGQKVQVWEGSANRDDAAFDRADEFNIARKPNPHLGFGQGVHYCLGANLARLELRVLFEELLARFGAVRVAQPVEWTRSNRHTGIRHLVVELLEER; this is encoded by the coding sequence GTGACGCTCGCCGGCGCGCTTGCGGAGATCGACCTCACCGATCTCGACAACTTCGCCAACGGGTTTCCTCACGAGCTGTTCGCCGTACACCGTCGCGAGGCGCCGGTGTACTGGCACGCGCCGACCGACAACACCCCGGACGGCGAGGGCTTCTGGTCGGTGGCTACCTACGCCGAAACGCTTGCCGTGCTGAAGGATCCGGTGGGCTATTCCTCGGTCACCGGCGGCCAACGGCCGTATGGCGGGACGCTGTTGCAGGACCTGTCCATCGCCGGCCAGGTGCTCAACATGATGGACGACCCGAGGCATTCGCAGATTCGCCGGCTGGTCAGCTCCGGGCTGACGCCGCGGATGATCCGCCGCGTCGAGGACGACCTGCGGGGCCGGGCGCGCCGGCTGCTGGATGCGGTCAAGCCCGGCGAGCCCTTCGACTTCCTGGTCGACATCGCCGCCGAATTGCCCATGCAGATGATCTGCATCCTGCTGGGAGTGCCTGAGTCCGAACGGCATTGGCTGTTCGAGGCCATCGAGCCGCAGTTCGACTTCGGCGGCTCGCGCAAGGCCTCGCTTTCGCAGCTGTCTGCCTCCGAAAGAGACGCAGCGGCCGGATCGCGGATGTACGACTACGGCCAGCAGCTGATCGCGTCCAAGCGCGCCGAGCCGACGGACGACATGTTGTCGGTCGTCGCCAACGCCACCGTCGACGAATTGAATGGCCCGGTCCCGTCCGATCTCGAGGTGTATCTGTTTTTCAGCCTGCTGTTCAGCGCCGGTGCGGAGACCACCCGCAACGCCGTGGCGGGCGGCCTGCTGGCGCTGGCCGAACACCCCGAGCAATTGCGCGCGCTGCGTGCCGACCGCGACATGCTGCCGAGCGCGGTCGAGGAGATGGTGCGGTGGACCTCGCCGTCGCCGTCGAAGCGCCGCACCGCCACCCGCGACCTGATACTCGGCGGCCGGCAGATCGAGGCCGGCCAGAAGGTCCAGGTGTGGGAGGGCTCGGCGAACCGCGATGACGCCGCCTTCGACCGCGCCGATGAGTTCAACATCGCGCGTAAACCCAACCCCCACTTGGGCTTCGGTCAGGGTGTGCACTATTGCCTTGGCGCGAATCTGGCTCGGCTGGAACTGCGGGTTCTCTTCGAGGAGCTGCTGGCGCGGTTCGGCGCGGTGCGGGTTGCGCAGCCGGTCGAATGGACTCGCAGCAATCGGCATACGGGCATCCGTCATCTCGTCGTGGAACTGCTCGAGGAACGGTGA
- a CDS encoding MBL fold metallo-hydrolase, translating into MQLTHFGHSCLLAEFDHTNVLFDPGTFAHGFEGITGLSAILITHQHPDHVDMSRLPALLEGNPDAALYADPQTAAQLGTPCQAVHVGDELQVGELTVRGVGGRHAVIHPEIPVIDNISYLVGDADHRARLMHPGDALFVPDEPVDVLAAPTAAPWMKIAEAVDYLRAVAPTRAVPIHQGVVVPEARGIYYSRFTEMTSVDYQVLPEESGVTF; encoded by the coding sequence ATGCAACTGACGCATTTCGGGCATTCCTGCTTACTTGCCGAGTTCGACCACACTAACGTGCTGTTCGACCCTGGTACCTTCGCGCACGGTTTCGAGGGAATCACCGGTCTGTCGGCCATCTTGATCACCCATCAGCATCCCGACCACGTCGATATGTCCCGGTTACCCGCGCTGCTCGAGGGCAATCCGGATGCCGCGCTTTACGCCGATCCGCAGACCGCAGCCCAGCTTGGCACACCGTGCCAGGCGGTGCACGTCGGCGACGAGCTGCAGGTCGGGGAGCTGACGGTGCGGGGGGTCGGCGGCCGCCACGCCGTGATCCATCCGGAAATCCCTGTGATAGATAACATTTCGTATCTAGTGGGCGATGCGGACCACCGCGCCAGGCTTATGCATCCCGGTGACGCGCTGTTCGTTCCCGACGAGCCGGTCGACGTGTTGGCTGCTCCCACCGCGGCCCCGTGGATGAAGATCGCCGAGGCCGTCGATTATCTGCGTGCGGTCGCCCCGACGCGCGCGGTGCCCATCCACCAGGGAGTCGTCGTCCCGGAGGCAAGGGGCATCTACTACAGCCGGTTCACCGAGATGACCAGCGTCGACTACCAGGTGCTGCCCGAAGAGAGCGGAGTCACCTTCTAA
- the purS gene encoding phosphoribosylformylglycinamidine synthase subunit PurS, which yields MARVIVSVMPKAEILDPQGQAIVGALGRLGHPGISDVRQGKRFELEVDDSVDDAALAEIAESLLANTVIEDWSITRELL from the coding sequence GTGGCACGGGTGATCGTGAGTGTGATGCCCAAGGCGGAGATTCTCGACCCGCAGGGTCAGGCGATTGTCGGCGCGCTCGGCCGGCTCGGTCATCCCGGCATCTCAGATGTTCGCCAAGGCAAGAGATTTGAACTCGAGGTGGACGACTCCGTCGACGATGCCGCGCTGGCCGAGATCGCCGAATCGTTGTTGGCGAACACGGTGATCGAGGATTGGTCGATCACCCGGGAACTGCTGTGA
- a CDS encoding DUF2334 domain-containing protein, with product MSGKLIVSVSGIGERTLADVEAFCAQMDARKVPVSLLVAPRLAGDYRLDRDPHTVDWLAQRRAGGDAIVLHGYDDAATKKRRGEFAMLRAHEANLRLMAADRVLEHLGLRTRLFAAPGWAVSPGVVKTLPGNGFRLLADLHGITDLVRHTTDRTRVLGIGEGFLTEPWWCRMVVLSAERIARRGGIVRVAVAARQLRKPGPLQAMLDAVDLASMHGCTPTVYRWRSDKAVLDAA from the coding sequence GTGTCTGGAAAATTGATCGTCTCCGTCTCAGGGATTGGCGAGCGCACCCTGGCCGACGTCGAGGCGTTCTGCGCACAGATGGACGCCCGCAAGGTCCCGGTGTCGCTGCTGGTGGCCCCGCGGCTGGCAGGCGACTATCGGCTCGACCGCGACCCGCACACCGTCGACTGGCTGGCCCAGCGTCGGGCCGGTGGCGACGCGATCGTGCTGCACGGTTACGACGATGCGGCCACCAAGAAGCGGCGCGGCGAGTTCGCCATGCTGCGCGCACACGAGGCCAACCTGCGGCTGATGGCCGCGGACCGGGTGCTCGAGCACCTCGGACTGCGTACCCGGCTGTTCGCCGCGCCGGGCTGGGCGGTATCGCCCGGCGTGGTCAAGACGTTGCCGGGCAACGGTTTTCGGCTGCTCGCCGACCTGCACGGGATCACCGACCTGGTCCGGCACACCACGGATCGCACACGCGTATTGGGCATCGGGGAGGGCTTCCTGACCGAGCCGTGGTGGTGCCGCATGGTGGTGCTGTCCGCCGAGCGGATCGCCCGCCGCGGTGGCATCGTGCGGGTGGCCGTCGCTGCGCGTCAGCTCCGCAAGCCCGGGCCGTTGCAGGCGATGCTGGATGCCGTCGATCTCGCCTCGATGCACGGTTGCACGCCGACGGTGTACCGGTGGCGGTCGGACAAGGCCGTCCTCGACGCCGCCTGA
- a CDS encoding DHA2 family efflux MFS transporter permease subunit produces MLSNAMEKAHSAAADAPLSAIPARPPGAGASAGGYPDKLDAALLRISGVCILATIMAILDVTVVSVAQRTFIAEFGSTQAVVAWTMTGYTLALATVIPLTGWAADRFGTKRLFVGSVVAFLLGSLLCALATTILQLIVFRVIQGVGGGMLLPLGFMILTREAGPLRLGRLMSILSIPMLLAPIAGPILGGWLIDTSSWKWIFLINLPIGILTIVLAAVVFPRDHPARSETFDVVGALLLSPGLATFLFAVSSVPRCGTVADRRVLIPAAIGLVLIAAFVVHALRRADHPLIDLRLFANPVITHANVTMVIFAGSFFGAGLLLPSYFQQVWQYTPMQAGVHLIPQGLGAMLTMRLTGPLVDRQGPGKIVLVGIGLIVAGLGTFAFGVARQVHYQPTMLIALAVTGLGMGCTMMPLSVASVQALSPEHIARGTTLMSVSHQVGGSVGTAMMSMVLTNQFNRSENIVAANKLAVLQQKAAAGVPVDPSAVPRQPLAPGFAADLLHDLSHAYTTVFVIAMVLVAATVIPAWFLPKKPAMLTPDIIAVGRPDA; encoded by the coding sequence ATGCTAAGCAACGCCATGGAGAAGGCCCACTCCGCAGCGGCCGACGCACCGCTGTCCGCCATCCCCGCCCGGCCGCCGGGCGCGGGTGCGAGTGCGGGTGGCTACCCCGACAAGCTGGATGCCGCGCTGCTGCGTATCTCTGGCGTCTGCATCCTGGCCACGATCATGGCGATCCTCGACGTCACCGTCGTGAGCGTCGCGCAACGAACATTCATAGCCGAGTTCGGTTCCACCCAGGCCGTCGTCGCGTGGACGATGACCGGCTACACGCTCGCGCTGGCAACGGTCATTCCGCTGACCGGTTGGGCGGCCGACCGCTTCGGCACCAAACGGCTGTTCGTGGGCTCGGTCGTCGCGTTCCTGCTGGGCTCGCTGCTGTGCGCTCTGGCCACAACTATCTTGCAACTCATAGTGTTTCGCGTCATCCAGGGTGTGGGCGGCGGCATGCTGCTGCCGCTGGGTTTCATGATCTTGACCCGCGAGGCGGGGCCCCTGCGGCTCGGCCGCCTGATGTCCATCCTGAGCATCCCCATGCTGCTCGCCCCGATCGCCGGTCCGATCCTGGGCGGTTGGCTCATCGACACGTCCAGCTGGAAGTGGATCTTCCTGATCAACCTGCCGATCGGCATTCTCACGATCGTGCTGGCGGCGGTCGTGTTTCCCCGGGATCACCCGGCGCGATCTGAAACGTTCGACGTCGTCGGCGCGCTGTTGCTGTCGCCCGGGCTGGCGACGTTCCTGTTCGCGGTGTCGTCCGTTCCCCGCTGCGGGACGGTGGCGGATCGCCGCGTCCTGATACCGGCGGCGATCGGGCTGGTGCTGATCGCCGCGTTCGTGGTGCACGCCCTACGCCGCGCCGATCACCCGCTGATCGACTTGCGGTTGTTCGCCAACCCGGTGATCACGCACGCCAACGTGACGATGGTGATCTTCGCGGGCAGCTTTTTCGGCGCCGGCCTGCTGCTGCCGAGCTATTTCCAACAGGTGTGGCAATACACGCCGATGCAAGCCGGCGTGCACCTGATCCCCCAGGGACTCGGCGCCATGCTGACCATGCGGCTGACCGGGCCGCTGGTGGACCGGCAGGGACCCGGCAAGATCGTGCTAGTCGGTATCGGTTTGATCGTCGCCGGCCTGGGCACCTTCGCCTTCGGTGTGGCCAGGCAGGTTCACTACCAGCCCACGATGCTGATCGCGCTGGCGGTCACGGGGCTGGGGATGGGGTGCACCATGATGCCGCTGTCGGTCGCGTCGGTGCAGGCGCTGTCGCCCGAACACATCGCCCGCGGCACCACGCTGATGAGCGTCAGCCATCAGGTGGGCGGGTCGGTCGGGACGGCGATGATGTCGATGGTGCTGACCAACCAGTTCAATCGAAGCGAAAACATCGTCGCGGCAAACAAACTCGCGGTGCTGCAACAGAAGGCCGCCGCGGGCGTGCCGGTCGACCCGTCCGCCGTGCCGCGGCAGCCGCTGGCCCCGGGCTTCGCGGCCGATCTGCTCCACGACCTGTCCCACGCGTACACAACCGTATTCGTCATCGCGATGGTGCTGGTGGCGGCGACGGTCATCCCCGCGTGGTTCCTGCCGAAGAAGCCGGCGATGCTAACGCCCGACATCATCGCGGTCGGGCGACCGGATGCCTAG